In the genome of Arvicola amphibius chromosome 2, mArvAmp1.2, whole genome shotgun sequence, the window TCCAGACCTCAGTGGGACCTCAGAGGCGCGCGCCCAGCTGAGGGcgtagggggtggggtggtgatggGTGTGGGCGGGCAAATATGACTTTCCCCCATCTGGGTTTGCCCCCTACCCCCAAGGGCCGGGATCCAGTCCTCATCTGCCCAACCCGAGTAGAATTCAGTGTGTGTTCGTGCTTTCCCAGGGAGGGCGGACTCGGGGCTCCCCAGCTTCCGCCCTTCATCGGGGACCCCCAAGACTCCAGACTCATCGGTCTACCTCTTCCTCGCCCTGGGATCTGGGAACAGAGACAGCTGGAGTGGCAGGGAACAGAACCTAGCCTAGACAGCTGGGAGGGTCGCACGTGAAGTGAAGCACGTGGATGCGTTCCCCAAGAGGGGACCAGAGTAGCATCTCAGTTCTGTTCCCAAAGAATGACCAGGGcgtcttggggtgggggttggcGCGCGGCCGAAGAAGTGGGAGGGGACAGGTTGGGGGGTGGTCTCTGAGGAGGAGCCAGGCTGGACTGTATTGTTCCGCGCTCAGCTTCTCCGGTTCTTCGGCCCGCTTCACACCCGGTGGGTACACTCCAAGGCAGAGGCGGCCCCCCCCAACTTCCCGCGCCCCGAGACGGTTCAGAGGAGGGGAGGTATCACCTGAAGCTCTGCATCGGAGTCGCGGTGGCGGAGGATACCGGTGGAAATTCAGAGTTCCTTTTCCCCGCCGCACCGCGAGCCTTTGCAGGagcggcgggggaggggggtccCCCGCGATGGCCGCTGTCCGTCCGGGCCCCACCAGGACCACGTGCGGACGCTGGAGCACCGCTCTCTAGCCGGCAACAGCGCCTCTTTGCCCCCGCCCAGCGATGGGGAGCAGCGGGTCGGCATTGAGGGTCTGTGCGGACCACCGCGGGGGCATCAACTGGCTGAGTCTGAGCCCCGACGGGCAGCGCCTGTTGACGGGCAGCGAGGACGGAACGGCTCGCCTCTGGAGCACCGCAGACGGCCAGTGCTGCGCGCTCCTGCAAGGTAGACCGGCGCGCGTGCTCGCGACCCTTTCAGCCTCTTCATACTCACCTGCCCGGTTCCCGGGACCTCACTCTTTCGGGCCTGCAGTCCCCTTCTGGAAGAGTGGAGCTCTAGCTCCTTCGCATCGGGGAGCTCACCCAACCCTTGAGCTCTTGGTGGGGCGCCGTGAGAGTCCGAGGGTGCTTGGGTGTGGGTGACTGAGGGGCGCGCACTCTAATGACTGTTTTGTCAACCACCTCCATGCAATCCTTATCAtgactacaattttttttttttttttttttttttttttttttttggtttttcgagacagggtttctctgtggctttggagcctgtcctggaactagctcttgtagaccaggctggtctcgaactcacagagatccacctgcctctgcctcccgagtgctgggattaaaggcttgcgccaccaccgcccggccccatgactacaatttttaacaaaacaaaaagaatttgcGTCCCTACCCTAAAGAACACTTCCTGCAGCACTCCTTGACCTGGTGACCTTTGGCAGATGTTTCCACTTGGGGGCCATTGTAACAATAGAGGTTGTTGAGGTTCCACGCTGCTGTGGGCTATCTTCACACCGTGACCCTAGTAGCCCAGACCGATGTCACCTTGTTAGGGACTTGTCCAGTACTAAGGGACACCCTTGAGATTTCAACTCCTTCTCCCCCAAACTTCTCTCTCCCAGCTCTTTTTTGGCCTCATCTCAGGTGTGATCAGAAGGGGAGGATTGATTCAAATTTCTGGGATATGGGGTCAAGTATATCTTGCATATTTAAATGAGACAAGGAATATCTTGCACAGAAATGTATAATGTGTCTTAGTTATTTATTTACCCATTGATTCATTCCGTTCCCATTCTGGGCAGCCTTGTTCTGGGTGATACCCACACTGTTGTATGGAATCCCTCAGGCCGCTGttgcctctgcattagctcctgcagACTTGAGGCATGCTAAGCTTTTTGCTCAAAGTATGGTTCTTTATCTCCAGCTTTTCCACCATGATCTGCAAATGCCGGGTGGCCTGGCTCAAGCCCTTCCAGCGAGATAGAATGGTAGCCTCAAGATTGCTTCATTCCTACCCTACCAGTTTTATGTGAAAACAGTGTAAGGTAGCCAGTTCATGGCCCCAAAGGGAGGTGCATTGAACTGACAGGTACTTGGGAGCTGGGGTGAAGGTGGGGAATTGGCTACAAACTGGTCCACATTCCTCCCCACACAGCCAGCGCTCACTGACAGGCCCCACATAGGAGGAGAGCTGTTAACCCCAGGAGAACATGTACTGCTTCCCAAAGAAAAGACTCTGGGGGTTTGTAGGAGTGCAGGTTGTTAGGCCGGGTTCCAAGGATTCCGCAGAGGAGAGCCTTGGAATGGGCTTTTTGTTTGAttctagttcttttctttctttctctctctctctctctctctctctctctctctctctctctctctctctctctctctctctctctctctttttcaagataggattctTGGTGTATCCCCGgctatcctaaaactcactctgtaaaccagagtggcctcaaattcagagatttgccagtctgttgaaattaaaggtgtgcagtataccaccacctggctttgcttttgatttctttctcttttcttttttttttctttctttttctttctttatcttttttttttccaagacagggtttctctgtgtagctttggagcctgtcctggcacttgctctgtagaccaggctgtcctcgaactcacagagatccacctgccttccaaATGgtgattttggtttcttttctttttctctttctttctttctttctttctttctttctttctttctttctttctttctttctttctttcttctttgtggtttttcgagacagggtttctctgtgtaacagctttagctgtcctggaactagctcttgtagaccaggctggcctcgaactcacagagatctctgtgatctctgcctctgcctcccatgcactaccactgcccagctgattttGGTTTCTTAAGGCAAGGTTTAAGGTCACCCTCAAGTTTTAAAGTCACTGTCTCAGTTGGGAATATTGTTGCTGTAATGAAGCAACACAGTCGAAgtaagctggggaggaaagggtttattaggcttacattTCTACAGCACTGCtcatggaggaaaggaaggggtcgAGACAGGAGCtccagcagggcaggagcctggaggcaggagctgatgcacaggccatgAAGGgttctgcttactggtttgctctccgtggcttgctcagcctgctttcttatagaacccaggaccagcaagcccacaatgggctgggcccttccccagtAACCACTAAGAAAATACCCTGTAGTCTTGCCTGCAGTCTGatttttggaggcattttcttgaggATCCCACCTCTCAGCTGACTTCAGCTGGTGTCAAATtgactgacataaaactagccagcacacacacCTTGTAACTTTGGAATACAGATCCTGTGCCTCCACCCCCCAAATACCTGAAATTAGAGGCTCTGCGGGGTGCCAGGCTTGGTGGGTGTTTCCAGTTGCTGTTTGGTGGTTGTAGTGCACGGTTAGCTGTGGAACGCTTATGCCCGGGACTCCAGAGCTGCCCTGGACTCCTGTTTGTCCAGGAGGCTTCTCCTTCCAACGTCTAGGTTTCTAAGGCTGGTTCTGGCCCAGTGGCTTGTCCCAGGGCAGCTCTGGAGTCTTGCCAAGTTTCCAGGGCTCATCCTTGTACCCAGCTCTGACAGACACCTAGCGTCCTTCACACCTGCTTTAGTGGCCGTCAGTCTAACACAGTTTAACTTAACTTTCTAGTGAGGGATGCCCAACCCGGTCTAGTGGGGAGCCACCCCACTGAAGGCCAAACTGTTGAAGATTCCCGGTCAAGGCTGGTCTTGCCAGGGTTAAGACTCTAAGGCTCCATTTCTAAAGGTTAGCATTTCACAACTGTGCCAGGATAAAAGGGACAAAGATATTTTTCCTACTATAAGATCCTGATTATGACTGAGCTTGCATGAGTCAATGTGGCTATTTGGTATCTTTCTGTTTGTGCCCCCTCCTCCCAGAAAATGTAAGTTCTCCCCAGTCGCTTTCTCCTGAGATATTAGTAGGAtcactatcacacacacacacacacacacacaccctttgttTTTGGCACACATGAGTGCAAGTGTATGAACCTGTATATGGAGACCAGAGATTCACCTTAGATGTTCCTTGGGAACAgtcttctttatgtgtgtgtgtgggggggggctgaagggaagtggggaggggttAGTCTGACCCGGAACTTACCAAGTAGGCTGGTAACTCTAAGGAATCtaccctctccacctccctaactCTAGGGCTAcaagcacatatatatgtatcagcatgcctggcttttcacatgcgtgttggggctcaaactcaggtcttcatgctcgTGTGGCAAGCCCTGGCGTCTTCATAGCCTTCCCCGCCCTCCTCTTTTTATTAGCTTTTTAAGTCAGTGTCTCCTTTGGGTGgaggttgcttttgtttgtttgtttgtttgtttgttttccgagacagggtttctctatgtagccgtggttatcctggaactcactctgtagaccaggctggctctgaacactcacagagatccccctgcctctgcctccagagtgctgggattaaaggtgtgcaccaccactgcccagttcacACCTTATATTGTAAGACATATTGTCTGTATACTTTATTATGTGGTTCAGTTTCATAGACTAGGATCAACAGCAGTTTTttcaattaaaagttttattttatgtgtatgggtattttgcctaaatgtatgtctgtgtaccaattgtgtgcctggtacccaaggtcagaagagggcacaaatactctggaactggagttacagatggttgtgagccaccatgtgggttctggggacagaacccatgacctttggaagagaagctaGTGCCCACTGGATCCTACCTGAGAAAACTTCCTGAGGGGTCTGTGCTGCCCTGTTGGGTTCCCAGTTGAGTAAGGGACTTGGCCTGAAGGTTCTAGCCTACTGTGGGTGCTCCACATCCTTCTTTGGCCTCAGCTTGCCCTGTGAGCCACTCGTGGTTGCAAGCTCGAGGAGGGAACTTGCCTGAGATAGGGACCAAGCCAAGTTAACTGCTGACCTTGAGAGGGTCAGGGAGAAAAGTGGCACATAGGTAGGGGCTCAATGAGGAGATGAGGTACccggttttttgttttttttttttttggtttttcgagacagggtttccctgtggtttctagagcctgtcctggaactagctcttgtagaccaggctggcctcgaactcagagctccgcctgcctctgcctcccgagtgctgggattaaaggcgtgtgccaccactgcttggctgttttgtttttcttgtgagtTAACAAATCAtacatttaaactttatttttagttttttttttttatcttatatatgtgaatgttttgcctgcatgcatgtctaggtaccacatgtgtgcctgatgccacaagagggtgtcagaacccaCGGGACTAAGCTACAGATAGTTATGAACagccttgtaggtgctgggaactgagcccaggtcctttagaagggcagccagtactcttaaccattgagctgtcTATCCAGGCCCTTACAAGGCATAGAGGAGGGCTGCTCCACACAGGCAAATCAATATTTGCTCAAAGTCCATGAAAATGTCATCTGTTTTAGGGACAGCACTTTGGAGGCCACTGTTGGTTGAGTGGTAGGCTCCCTGTGGTCTGCTCAGAAGGCTAAGAAGAAGGGTGGCAGGGTGGGGGGTGAGGCTGTGGGGAGGGCCATGGCTAGACTGGTGCTGAAGGAATAGGTCTGGACTTAGATAGGTGGCAGCTGGGGACAGATGGGCCTGACTGCCACACAGAAACCCAGGAAGCCCTGATGTGATTGATCCTCAGTTCCGAGTGACAGCCTGCAGACGGTCCTGGTGCTCTGGACAGTGTCCACTCTGGCACATCTGGGGACCAGATGTCACCTGACGGGGTCCTGGCGCCCTCTATAGAGGGCAATTCATCAGCATCTAAGAAAGCAACACTACAAAGTGGACAGAGTATACATAGGAAATTAGAGCCCTTGGGTCATCGCTTCTCCCAGGGGAGCTGTAGTTACAACAGCCTGGAGGCAGCCGTGAAGAAGGCTCCTCTGGGGCAAGGGGACCTTGACCTGAGAGGCCACAGCCAGCCTGAAGCAGCCCTCTGTGTCAGagcccagggtaacatttcagcCTAAAGTCTCCCACTGTGTGAAAGTtcctggaagtcagaggaccaggGGCCACCTGGCAAGCCTCCCTTTCTTCACAAGTTATAATACCTGCTTGCACTCCCGACGGTGGGGGAAGGAAGTGTTAGTAGGTAGTGCCAACCCTGTCACCAGTGACAGTTGGGGTGACCAGCTGCTTTACTGCGTGACCCTGGGGcacaaaaagggaaaagaggcCTCATTTTCTACTGTGTCCGAGGCTTGTTGTGGTTGGGGTCCCCTGCAGCCCTGGGTCCTGGGCCACTTTTCCTGTGTGCAGAGGAAGCAGCAGATTCTGGCAAGTCTTCAGTGCCCAGGAAGGCTGCCTTAGCAGGAGTCCCCAGGGCTGCTCTACTGCATGCAATAACTTCGTCTTATCTGCATTCTTTAtcccttcaaaaatatttactttcagCTTGGCGTTTTTTGCTTATTCTGCACAAATCCAACAGCGGAAAGCTGAGGTCCCAGGAGGTGATAGGCCCAGAGCTGGCAGACACAGCTCCTCCCACCCTCTGTGGTGACCCCACCAGCCCTGGGTCTGACCCATCTGTCTCTTGATGGCACTGGTTGCTGTACTGGGGTGGGGTGCAGATTTTGGGGGTGGACAAGAGACAGGCACAACAGAGTTCAGGCCCTCTGCTGGCAGGCTCTGACCCATGACCCAAGTGGGTGTGTCTGCTGATTGGGGAGTGACgggagactggagagaggggCCTGCCTTCCTGTAGGGGCCTGAGTGTTGTGGGATCCTCACTTGGCTCAGTGCCTGGCTGCAGAGGGCGGAGGGCAGGGGCCGGCaggtcagcctggcctgcagTAAGAGATGAGGATGTTTCACATtgaaaactgttgctttcatTTATTGCCTCTTTTCTTTTCGGTCTGTGTGTTCAATCCCTCTGTCCCTAACATGCTATAAAGCTGCCCACACCTCGGGTCCTCAACAACCAGGCTCCGTCCAAAGTTCCACAAAATCAGGGTGCCATTATTCAGTAGCTACATGTGGCTCTCAAGTGCCTTTTCATGGTTCAACTTATAGGTCACTCCTGCACTTGACCCATTGTGTAGACGGAATGTCAGCGGCTGGGTGCTGCCAGAGCAGCTGCTCTGGGCCTCTGCCAACCTTGGCTCAAGGCCCTTAGGGGCCACGGTGGTCATGCCCATCCAGAGTTATTTGGGGGCCATGGGAGGTAACTCCTATGCAAAGTCATTAGGGAGGCCTGTACCGGGTAGGCCTGGAACACCTTGGTTGCTTTTCTTGGGGTATCTCAGCTCCCAAGAGGCATTGGGGAGAGTGAGGCAGACTGGTCTCAGGGAAAGTTAGTTGACAACTTTGAGAGATATTTATAAACTCTGGCAATAGTCTGGGCTGTGTTTTGCCCTCAGCTTTTTCATCAACTTGTGTCTTCAGGGAAACACAATCTGCCGTTTCTTCAGGGTTTACTTAATCATCCCATTGTTTCCAGAGCAGCCTGGCATgcgctctctctcttccctctcaaaattctgtttcttaaaaCCCAGGAAGTCAAGCTCTTCCAAGCTAAGCTTaacccgaaaaaaaaaaaaaaaaaaaaaaaaaaaggtagacctcctgatccttcctgGGAGATTGCTGAAATTCCTGTTTCTTGACTCCAGCTATGAAATGGAGattctcaaataaaatgaaagaccTGGGTGTGATGGCCCAAACTCTTAATCCCAATGGTGGGAGGTAGACTCAGCagagtcaagagttcaaggccatgccgggcggtggtggcacatgcctttaatcccagcactcgggaggcagaggctggcagatctctgtgagttcgagaccagcctggtctacaagagctagttccaggacaggctccaaagctacagagaaaccctgtctcgaaaaacaaaaaaaaacaaacaaacaaaaaaaaagagttcaaggccagcctgggctgtgtgaaaaaagtctcaaaataaaGGGAGAGCAGgtccctggggagatggctcagtgagccagagtgcttgctgctcaagcatgagggcctgaattcagattccctggaacatGTTTAAAAAActgggtttttgtgtttttttttttttttcctgcaaactCAGTGCTATGGaagacagggacaggaggatcactggggcttgtcCTCAGCCTagctccgggttcagtgagagaccctcaaGGGAACAATCAGACAGTGGCAGAGCAGGCCAGACAATTCTTCATGTGtccatttgcacacacatgtgtatatatgtgtgtacaaacACAGGCTTAAAAATCACAAAAGGGACAGTCTCACTGGACATATGATTTACTCCTGGGACCTGAGCACTCTgtaggctgaggtagaaggattgtgagttcaagcctagcctgggctacaaagtaagatccCAGTCTGTAGGCCCAAGGGGAGGGCTGGTCTCTTCCAGACTTGCCGCAGAAGTTcctgctctcctgctctctctcattGATCTGCTTGCATACATAGGAAAACAAGAGCTGGAGCCTGGTCAGCTCACATTTCCTCTCCTTGTAGGTCACGAGAGCTATGTGACCTTCTGCCAGCTGGAGGATGAAGCCGCCTTCACCTGCAGTGCTGACTGCACCATCCGGAGGTGGGACGTTAGGACCGGGCAGTGTCTGCAGGTGTACCGAGGGCACACATCCATCGTGAACAGGTCAGCCAGGTCTGGGGGCGTAGAGCAAGAAGACAGAAATGTAGGACTGACTTTGAGCAGCGTAGCTAGCTGCCTATGGGAGCCAGGGTTTGGGCAGAGGAGCTACAGGAGCAAGGCATTAATAACGTGTTCATTTGTACTCCTCTGGGAGCCACGCACCCTCACTGCCCCTCTGTGGGGAGGTGTTGGGGCTGTAATGCCCACTGGGAGCAAATTCCAGAGGAGATGCTCACGTGACTCCATGGTAGAGCTGGGGCtcagagaaggaggaagcaggtgatatttttaaaaacttccttttgtgTGGCCACAGAAGGTCTCCCAGCCTTCCTTAGGATCTGAATGTTTCCCTTGTTGAATTTAGGTTGGACCTGAGCAGTGGAAATTTGCTTGCTGACCGGATCAACTCAATGTTATTTTTATGACACACGATAGTTCCCTGGGCTCCCAAGTTCCAAGCGGATGCCTAGCATAGGGACTCTTGAAGTCACATTGATAGGAGGGGCCCTACTTGGGAAACACCCAAGGACCTTTCTGTGTGGACACAGAGGAGAGGATGTGCTGCAGCCAGGCGACCCTGAGTGCTGTGTGGGCCTCCAGACAGGCAGATTAGCCACTCGAGTTCACAGAAACTCCAGAGACCACGTCGGATGCTGTGTCGACAGTCTGGAGGTGTCTACAGGAGGTGGTTGGTTGATCTAAGAGAACTGAGCTCTCACAGTTCAACTGGCCTTGCCCCAGCAAGATGTCTATTATTGCTAGGCATGGTAACTTGTGTGTCttgtcccagaacttgggaaactgaggtagtGCAGTATCCATgaccaaggccagcctagtctacagaatgagctccagatcagcctggcttacaggagaccttgtctcagaatcCCCCACCCCTACACAAAAACAGAAGCTAAGGCGTCAATCAGAAGCCAATGTAGGTGGGCGAGAGTTCATGTCCTCAGATACCAGCTTGTTCTCAGGTTGCCGACTAAGGAACTGTCACAAGCTTCTCTAAACAAGGCAGAAACTACGCTGTATGAGGTTGAGTACCCATGCCCACATATACAGAACACAGCACATGGATTCACGCATACATACAGCATCCACGTAACATGCACATGTATgaacattcacatatacacaaccACACAAATAACTGAGATGCATCAAGCACATATACATAGAAATGTCCACATGAATGCATGATATATGTCCAATCCACATTcacagacagaacacacacaaacacacacacaggtacatacgcTGATGATCGTGTTCCCAAATGGGCGAGAGCCTGGAACTCACGTCTGTTTTTAGAGCTGTATGTGTGAGCTCCATGCAAACCATCCTTTCACATCCCTATTGTACATCCTGCTACGTCTGCCCAGGGCCACTTAACACCTGGgttagtttcttttctcattgctttggCACTCCTCCCTCCCACAaggaaaagcaacttaaggaataAAGGGAACCAGTCTACCATggcggggaaggcatggcagcaggaggcagctgggcaTCGCACCCCCAGTCGGAGAGCAGAGGGGGACaagctggtgctcagctcactttctccatggTCTATGGGATGATGTCACCTACTTTAGGATGAAGTTTTCCActtcagttaacctaatctaCAAAGTCACAAATGTACTAGAGGCTCGTGTCCACGGCGAAACTAAATCTCACCAAGTTGACCTGATTAACCACTGAGAACCCCAGTGCCCCCAGAGCCCCCCCACCATGGGGCAACCCCCCCAGAACATTATAGGTGCTTGTCAAGGGGGTTCTTTGACTCTCAACAGAtcaagaacttgctttgtagaccaggctagcctcaaactcagacatccacctgcctgtctcctgagtgctgggatcacaataGGGATGCCACAGGGTGGTCTGCATGAAGCTCACACACACTGCTGAGTCAAGGATTCCCAAGAAGAATGTCATGTGTGGATAGGCCCTTGGAAGGTCTGTGCAAAGTTCTCTGAAGACAAACGTGTTTTCCTGGAAGGTGGTAGCATTTAGCGGTGTGAGAGCAGGTTGTCAACAGTTAGTCCTCATTTAAGTTCCCTCACACCCAGTGGCAAGCCAGCCTGCTGCAAGAATGCCCCTTCTGATACCTCACCCCAGAGTTCCCGGCCCCTGATAGTCATGTGACTGGAGTCTGGTCTGTGCCCTGGAACTCCagtgcgggggagggggagtgggcagAGCAGACAGCAGAGGCCCATCCCACACTGCAGCTTGCCTCGTGCGCTTCTGAGCACAGTCTGGTGCCACAGTGGCAGAAGGGCTTCTAAATTCCTTGCAGCCCTCAAGGTAGGTACTCTGGAGTGGCCTTACCAGCCTGCTTGCTGTATCTGGACTGTTCCCAAGGTGACCAGATGGTCTCAGGTAGCCCTAGACTTTccccattgtttttgttttttgttttatgaggcaaggtctcactctatagtctgggcttgcctcaaactcaccatgtaacccaggttggctttgaactcaaagcaatccttCTGAATGGCTTTTTCCTATTATAAACAGAATGCTCTGTGTCCCCTCTTCCTCTGATGTGTCTGGCTTGGATAGACTGTTACGTGAATCCATGCACCAGAGACACGATCCCTGCTGGGGTAAAGGTTAGGCTTGCAGGTCTGTCACAGAGAAAGACCTGAGAATggaagagttggggggggggggaacatggCGGGTGTGTGGTGTTTAGGGCTAGACCTTGGAAAGCGAGTATGGAGCAGGACAGAGACTGGATGCTGTGTCAGCTGCAGGGCCAAGGCTAGGTGGATTCTTTCGACCCTCAGTGTTCTGAGCCTGACCCCTTCCCCTCTCACCCACAGGATCCTTGTTGCAGATGACCAGCTCTTCAGCAGTTCCTATGACCGGACAGCACGGGCGTGGACTGTGGACAAAGAGCAAGTGTCCAAGGAGTTCCGGGGCCACCGCAACTGTGTGCTGACACTAGCCTACTCTGCCCCCAAGGACCTGCCCAGTGATCCCTGCTTGGAGGCAGCCATGGGCGGTGGGCTCCTAGTGACTGGCAGCACGGATGACACAGCCAAGGTGTGGCAGGTGGCCAGTGGCTGCTGCCACCAGACCCTTCGGGGCCACACAGGCGCGGTGCTGTGCCTGGTGCTGGATGTTTCCAGCCACACGGCCTTCACAGGCAGCACCGATGCCACCGTCCGAGCTTGGGATATCCTGAGCGGGGAGCAGCTGCGGGTTTTCCGAGAGCACCAGGGCTCTGTCATCTGTCTGGAGGTAAGACCTGTCCAGCTGCTGCCAGACTACATGTCCTactgtgggaggaagggaagaggaggcttTATAGCTTCAAACCATTCATAGCATTAAAGCCATTGGTAGCTGCAGTTCCTAAGTGTCAGTCCGTTCATAGCATCAGCCCAGCTGTTCATAGCATCAGCTCACCCATTCATACCATCAGCCCACCCCGTTCATACCATTGGCCCACCCGTTCATACCATCGGCCCACCCGTTCATACTATCGGCCCACCCACTCATACCATTGGCCCACCTGTTCATACCATTGGCCCACCTGTTCATACCATTGGCCCACCTGTTCACAGCATCATGAGTCCTTCAATTCTTTCACAGGTGGAGTTGGTAGAGTTCTCATGGTCTaaacacctttttttctttcttttttctgtttttgttttttgagacaaggcttttctacgcagtcctagctgtcctgggactcaccctgtgggctaggctggccttgaactcagagcttcctctgcttctgcttcctgagtgcacacaccaccacacccagctcactaAATACCTATTAAAATACCGGTTATTAGGCATCCCCAAACCCAcactcattaatttatttattgtttattttgagacagggtctcactctactcctggctgtcctggaactctgcgtagaccaggctgaccttgaagtcatagtgat includes:
- the Wdr86 gene encoding WD repeat-containing protein 86 gives rise to the protein MGSSGSALRVCADHRGGINWLSLSPDGQRLLTGSEDGTARLWSTADGQCCALLQGHESYVTFCQLEDEAAFTCSADCTIRRWDVRTGQCLQVYRGHTSIVNRILVADDQLFSSSYDRTARAWTVDKEQVSKEFRGHRNCVLTLAYSAPKDLPSDPCLEAAMGGGLLVTGSTDDTAKVWQVASGCCHQTLRGHTGAVLCLVLDVSSHTAFTGSTDATVRAWDILSGEQLRVFREHQGSVICLELTDRLLYTGSADRTVKCWLADTGERVRTFPAHRHSVSALKYHAGTLFTGSGDACARAFDAQSGVLQRVFRGHTFVINCLQVHGQVLYTASHDGALRLWDVRGLQSVPPSPRRAAAKRSLSRLFSNKVACAAPVPLQPA